A region from the Cygnus olor isolate bCygOlo1 chromosome 24, bCygOlo1.pri.v2, whole genome shotgun sequence genome encodes:
- the LOC121059255 gene encoding green-sensitive opsin, whose amino-acid sequence MNGTEGINFYVPMSNKTGVVRSPFEYPQYYLAEPWKYRLVCCYIFFLISTGLPINLLTLLVTFKHKKLRQPLNYILVNLAVADLFMACFGFTVTFYTAWNGYFVFGPVGCAVEGFFATLGGQVALWSLVVLAIERYIVVCKPMGNFRFSATHAMMGIAFTWIMAFSCAAPPLFGWSRYMPEGMQCSCGPDYYTHNPDYHNESYVLYMFIIHFIIPVVVIFFSYGRLICKVREVTAGVGGTQRGEGALGGQHGQERGGDAEEGENWGLPLTAPHPQAAAQQQESATTQKAEKEVTRMVILMVLGFMLAWTPYAVVAFWIFTNKGADFTATLMSVPAFFSKSSSLYNPIIYVLMNKQFRNCMITTICCGKNPFGDEDVSSAVSQSKTEVSSVSSSQVSPA is encoded by the exons ATGAATGGGACGGAAGGTATCAATTTTTACGTGCCTATGTCCAACAAGACAGGGGTGGTGCGAAGCCCCTTCGAGTACCCCCAGTATTACCTAGCCGAGCCCTGGAAATACCGCCTTGTGTGCTGCTACATCTTCTTCCTCATCTCCACCGGTTTGCCCATCAACCTCCTCACCCTCCTGGTCACCTTCAAACACAAGAAGCTCCGGCAGCCGCTCAACTACATCCTGGTCAACCTGGCGGTGGCTGACCTCTTCATGGCATGTTTTGGCTTCACGGTCACCTTCTACACGGCCTGGAATGGATACTTCGTCTTCGGCCCCGTTGGCTGTGCCGTGGAGGGTTTCTTCGCCACGCTGGGAG GCCAGGTTGCCCTGTGGTCCCTGGTGGTCCTGGCCATCGAACGCTACATCGTCGTCTGCAAGCCCATGGGAAACTTCCGCTTCTCCGCGACCCACGCCATGATGGGCATCGCTTTTACCTGGATAATGGCCTTCTCCTGTGCCGCACCGCCCCTCTTCGGCTGGTCCAG ATACATGCCCGAGGGGATGCAGTGCTCCTGCGGCCCCGACTACTACACCCACAACCCCGACTACCACAATGAGTCCTACGTCCTCTACATGTTCATCATCCACTTCATCATCCCAGTCGTGgtcattttcttctcctacGGGCGCCTCATTTGCAAAGTCCGAGAGGTAACAGCCGGGGTGGGGGGTACACAGAGGGGTGAAGGGGCACTGGGTGGGCAGCACgggcaggagaggggaggtGATGCCGAGGAGGGGGAAAACTGGGGGCTGCCCCTCACCGCACCCCACCCGCAGGCAGCCGCGCAGCAGCAGGAGTCAGCCACCACgcagaaggcagagaaggaggTGACGCGGATGGTGATCCTGATGGTGCTGGGCTTCATGCTGGCCTGGACGCCCTACGCCGTGGTGGCGTTCTGGATCTTCACCAACAAGGGAGCGGACTTCACCGCCACGctcatgtcagtgcctgccTTCTTCTCCAAGAGCTCCTCCCTCTACAACCCCATCATCTACGTCCTCATGAACAAGCAG TTCCGTAACTGCATGATCACCACAATCTGCTGCGGCAAGAACCCCTTTGGGGACGAAGATGTTTCCTCTGCCGTATCCCAGAGCAAGACCGAGGTCTCCTCCGTCTCCTCCAGCCAAGTTTCACCTGCATAG
- the MLN gene encoding promotilin, whose product MMVSKKAMASLVLVYVVSMLAEQTEGFVPFFTQSDFRKMQEKERNREQKKSLTPLQQPDEEGLSEQAGADVKTIQLAVPVKAGMWLISRQLEKYQDVLEKLLAEVLQDTPDGEELRRRK is encoded by the exons ATGATGGTTTCGAAGAAGGCGATGGCCAGTTTGGTGCTGGTGTACGTGGTGTCTATGCTGGCTGAACAGACCGAAGGCTTCGTGCCGTTTTTCACCCAGAGCGACTTCCGAAAGATGCAG gaaaaggagaggaacagagagcagaagaaatccctgacccctctgcagcagccgGATGAGGAAGGCCTCTCTGAGCAGGCTGGCGCAGATGTCAAGACGATCCAG CTAGCTGTTCCTGTTAAAGCCGGGATGTGGCTCATCTCGAGGCAGCTGGAAAAATACCAAGATGTCCTGGAGAAACTGCTCGCGGAGGTGCTACAGGACACCCCAGACG GTGAGGagctgaggaggagaaaatga
- the LEMD2 gene encoding LEM domain-containing protein 2, translated as MAAALPRRPSPSGEARSPAAAMAELTDAELRRELVALGYRPGPITDTTRKVYVKKLGRLRAEVAAAKRRGRGAPPSPARSSGRPQQASPSRLRLGFSRSGREEEEEEEEEEDEEEMEDEEMEEDEEEERGQPPVSRWEASGEGGRLAWGGSRYSGRAEGGSARGLGSPSHWDTAGERSGGLTTRPEPALDGFGGLSPVSQWGASAERGGGLGVGSALGTDGFRGSSSSVHWSSSAERSRGFSDVSRPSLDGFRESSSSSQWSTSVERGGGLSARAGLRTALDGAGGLSSESSWGTSTGRSGGLSSKPLSSDGSGHLTSRSSWGASLGRITGQSSPSLSETAGERKGLSSYSWWKQESEVAPSTHWGTAAARSGLSHQFERGEEDLLSSVWRKEDREPKPGSWAGGLARRLPWSSASNAGLASGSRWDASAAGQGITPRTKLLRTAPRQRTEGKGKGLEYYLSKFLFLASFVLLMIFLGILMVKMIGSGWLDKGEENFNLLHVDCDKRTDDFCQAKHKDIIMNMLHELYNYLSIQAGNFECGNPENLKSKCIWVSEARDHVVNITGSSPQKFEAALHWMLNSNKDLGIWLRGKDLSEPVTKVEQVVCLESAHPQMGLGCRFRRAVVTAIMNLFLFFWSLITLWGILIFLRYRWRKMEEEEQAMYDMVKKIIAVVQDHYKEWERNLERYPYVGILHVRDSLIPPQSRKKMKQVWNRAVEFLASNESRIQTESHRVAGEDMLVWRWTQPSYVSDSEH; from the exons atggcggcggcgctTCCTCGTCGGCCGAGTCCTTCCGGCGAGGCCCGGAGCCCAGCCGCGGCCATGGCGGAGCTGACGGACGCGGAGCTCCGCAGGGAGCTGGTGGCGCTCGGCTACCGGCCGGGTCCCATCACCGACACCACCCGCAAGGTCTACGTGAAGAAGCTGGGCCGCCTGCGGGCCGAGGTGGCGGCGGCGAAGCGCAGGGGCCGCGGAGCCCCGCCTAGCCCGGCCCGCAGCTCCGGCAGGCCGCAGCAGGCCTCGCCCTCCCGGCTTCGCCTCGGCTTCAGCCGCAgcggcagggaggaggaggaggaggaggaggaggaggaggatgaggaggagatggaggacgaggagatggaggaggacgaggaggaggagagggggcagCCGCCAGTGTCCCGCTGGGAGGCCTCAGGGGAGGGCGGCAGGCTGGcctggggggggtcccggtaCAGCGGCAGGGCTGAGGGGGGCTCGGCCCGGGGGCTCGGCTCCCCTTCCCACTGGGACACGGCCGGGGAGAGGAGTGGGGGGCTCACGACTCGGCCAGAGCCAGCCCTGGATGGGTTTGGGGGGCTGAGCCCCGTGTCGCAGTGGGGCGCGTCTGCAGAGAGAGGTGGGGGGCTCGGTGTGGGGTCAGCACTGGGCACCGATGGGTTTCGGGGTTCAAGCTCCTCAGTGCATTGGAgtagctctgcagagagaagcaggGGGTTCAGCGACGTGTCTAGGCCATCCCTGGATGGGTTTCGGGAGTCGAGCTCCTCATCCCAGTGGAGCACATCTGTGGAGAGGGGCGGGGGCCTCAGCgccagggctgggctgaggACGGccctggatggggctggggggctgagCTCCGAATCCTCCTGGGGCACATCCACAGGCAGAAGCGGGGGGCTGAGCTCCAAACCCCTTTCCAGCGATGGGAGCGGGCACCTGACATCTAGGAGCAGCTGGGGTGCATCGCTAGGGCGAATTACAGGGCAGAGCTCCCCGTCTCTGTCAGagacagcaggagaaaggaagggtCTGTCCTCCTACAGCTGGTGGAAGCAGGAGAGCGAGGTAGCGCCCAGCACCCACTGGGGAACTGCAGCGGCACGTTCTGGCTTGAGCCACCAGTTTGAGAGAGGGGAAGAGGATTTGCTGTCCAGTGTTTGGAGGAAGGAGGACAGGGAGCCGAAGCCtggcagctgggcagggggacTGGCCCGGCGGCTCCCCTGGAGCTCTGCGAGCAACGCGGGGCTGGCCTCGGGCAGCCGGTGGGATGCGTcggcagcaggacagggaatAACTCCCCGCACGAAGCTGCTGCGGACAGCCCCCAGGCAGCGGACGGAAGGAAAGGGCAAAGGCCTCGAGTACTACCTCTCCAAGTTCCTTTTCCTTGccagctttgtgctgctgatgATTTTTCTGGGCATCCTCATGGTGAAGATGATTGGGTCAGGCTGGCTTGACAAGGGAGAGGAGAACT TTAATCTTTTGCATGTGGATTGTGACAAAAGAACAGATGAT TTCTGTCAAGCCAAGCACAAGGACATTATAATGAACATGCTGCATGAGTTGTATAACTACTTGTCCATACAAGCCG GTAATTTTGAATGCGGAAACCCTGAGAAtctaaaaagcaaatgcatttggGTTAGTGAAGCAAGGGATCACGTGGTG AATATAACTGGTAGTTCCCCACAGAAGTTTGAAGCTGCCCTGCACTGGATGCTGAACAGTAACAAGGATTTAGGAATATG GTTGAGAGGCAAAGACCTTTCTGAACCAGTTACCAAGGTGGAGCAAGTGGTCTGTCTCGAATCGGCCCATCCTCAGATGGGTCTTGGCTGCCGTTTCCGTCGGGCAGTGGTCACTGCCATCATGaaccttttcctgtttttctgga GTCTGATAACTCTTTGGGGGATCCTGATCTTCCTTAGATACCGCTGGCGGAagatggaggaagaggagcaagCCATGTATGATATGGTGAAGAAGATCATAG CCGTTGTCCAGGACCATTACAAGGAATGGGAACGTAATTTGGAGCGTTATCCCTATGTCGGCATCCTCCACGTTCGGGACAGCCTCATCCCTCCTCAGAGCAG aaaaaaaatgaagcaggtCTGGAACAGAGCTGTGGAGTTTCTGGCTTCAAACGAGTCACGGATTCAGACAGAGTCGCACAGAGTAGCAGGAGAGGATATGCTAGTATGGAGATGGACTCAGCCTTCGTACGTCTCAGATTCAGAACACTAA